In Nicotiana tabacum cultivar K326 chromosome 10, ASM71507v2, whole genome shotgun sequence, the DNA window ATCCGATACATTAAGTGGTTGACTGAACTTGTTAGGCAATATTGATCGCTGAAATTTTGGGACCGATATATTTTGCTACTATTTGGTATGACAAGACATTTATAAACTATAAATACCTGAAATTTTTAAACAAAGGGGACCTTGCTTTGTAGCCCCACCAAGTAAAACCAATACTTCATAATAGAGGTAgtatttttttgattttaatCCTATAAAATAGAATTAATCTAAGATTTAAAtatacaagaagaagaaaaaaagtaaagACAAGTTAAATAAAACAGAAGAGAGGGAAGTGATAGGAGAAAATTTGTAGGGTCAATCATGAAAATGTCTTCTCAATAATTTGAAGGAAGAAAAACAAGACAAGGGCTCAAAGTGCCCAAGTCACGGACGCTGTTTCTCGCACCTTTCCTCCTTTCCTTCATAAAAGTTTACGTACACTTAGATCTTTTGGAAAGTGGCAATTGCGGATTCGACAAAACTCAGTTTTTGAAATCGaattatatatgaaaaataaataaaaatatatatttttttgaataaatATCTCTCAAATAAGAAATGTGTCTCCAACTGACTATGAATGTATTAGTTTGTTTATAAAGATATTTCTTTTGTATAACCATCTAGTATACGAGATCTAGTCGGAGTCGCCAGTAATTCAATATTGGGCGGCTGACTTTTGGTACTTTCTACAAACTCGATTTCAATATTCATTAAACTCCTCGTTGCATAAGCAAGAAAGTTTAGCTACATCGAATAAAAGAAAGGAGCGGACGTCCAATTAATTTAAATTTGTATCTCATTTTAAGACAAATGTGCCTCTTATCCTAAGTTTCTTGATTCACATATCTCGAACAAGCTAAAAGACGTTGATAAAATGTCATGTATAGAGATGACATGTTAACATCCAATCAAAACAGCAGTGAGTGTAGTGTGTGTAGGGTTTCTCTTAGTTCACAGTACAACAGGGGGCCAGAGAAAGGGTCAGGGTCAGGGCTCTGAAGTCAATGTACAGCTCAAATACTTTGAAATTGAAATTCCCACTCTTTGGCCACTTCTGACGCTGACGCCCTAAATTCCAAACTCCACCAATACCCCCCTTCCCCTaccttttctttacttttcttttctttttcttatctaAATTGACCATTGTGGGTTGCATTTTCTCTATACCCAATCAACCATCCCTTTTTTTTTTCACCCCCACCACCTCCCACCATAAAGCAAAAGCAAAACAAAGAGAAatagagaaaaagaaagagtCTTTCACTCTCTTTTGTTGCTGAGGTGAGAAAATTAGTCttaaagacaaaaagaaagacttTGAAGCAAATGCACTTTGCACAAATACAAAAGCAAATTCCTCTCACCATAGCCTTATTTTTCACTCCAACATTCTTTCTCTCAATTCTTCTTCATCTATTAGCCAAAAAAAGAGAGCAATGGAAATGACCTCAAGAATTCAAGATAGAGAGAACCCATCTTCAATAAACTCACCAAGAAGCAATGGAACAAGTCCAAACAGCAACAGCAATGGATCAGTAATCCAAAATCCAACCCCACCACTGACCCCAAAAACAATCTCTAGATCTGAAACAAACAACCCTTACCCAACAACTTTTGTACAAGCtgatacttcttcctttaaaCAAGTTGTTCAAATGCTCACTGGTTCCTCTGAAACTGCAAAACAAGCAGatccatcttcatcttcatcttccaATAAAGGGACCATTCCTCCTATTAGAACTGCTCCTAAAAAACCCGGTTTCAAGCTCTACGAAAGAAGAAACAGTTTAAAAAATGGGCTTATGATTAGCCCTTTGATTCATTCAGCCCACAATTCAACTAGTTTTTCACCTCGGAACAAGCCCGAGATTTTATCCCCCAGTATTCTTGATTTCCCTTCTCTTGCTTTAAGCCCAGTTACGCCATTGATTGAAGACCCATTTAATAAGTCTTCTCCATTGAGTAATCTTTCTGAAGAGGATAAAGCTATTGCTGAGAAGAAGTTTTATATGCATCCTTCGCCAAGGAGAACGCCTAGAGATTCTGAGCCACAGCTTTTGCCCTTGTTTCCAGTCACTTCTCCTAGAGTTTCAGGGTCTTCTTCTTCTTGAGGATTATGTAACGTTCTGTGATTGTGCTGATGTGAGTATGTGGGTTGGAGGAGGAGTCTTTCAACTAATTTGAAGAGAAAAAGGTAGAGATCTTAATTAATTGTTTCAATTGTATAATTTGATCTCCCTTCATCCATTGtttcaaaaatatgaaataaacaacTTTGTTTCGTTCTCTTTCTTCCTTCACTTTGTTTCCATCCCTTGGCTCCTTTACCTtctatttttaccttttaatctCTGGTGCCTTTTTTTGAAGTAGTGTAACAGAAATTTACTGCAAAGCTTGACTTAGCAAATCTAATCTCTCATAGGCCAGGAAAAGTCAGGGGCCGTCTGGCCGGAGCCAGAATTTCAAGCTTATGACTTCGGAATTTTAATTgttttaagttattgggttctaaattaataatttatacatatttaatataatatttttaaaacaaatacagTGTTCGAATCAAAGCTAGACATTCGTTCTTCATCGAAAAATTACACAgagtatataaaaaaattattttttatagatATATATTAACCTTGAACACCTTtgtaaaaatttggattaaagtcCATGGGGACAAAAGGATTTTAAAGATGGAACTAGGACAATACAAGTGGTATTTTTCTTTACCATTCTTAGTGTTGCATGTAAAAAGAGATTCAATCTCATATGGTTGAAAGCCGAGGCAAAATGGATTGAGAAGTTGAATTTCTTTTATGACTTTTACAGTGGAAGGAGAATCCTACTGTATTTTGGAATAATAACAAAGTAGCAAGTGTCTTTGTCAAAAGTAATTAGTGTTGGGATTAAATTCATATTCTTTGCCACCATTATATATACAAACAGTAGGAATAAGTGATGTTAAAAAATGCATAATGGTGTAGGATCAAATTCACATTCTGCACTATCTTATCAGCATATATGCACATACACACTAAGAAAAAGTGTTGTATGAGTTTAGCACCATATGCAGATTCACTTGTCAAACTCCTCATCTTCAGCACAAACTCATACTCTATAACCGATGAGTGAAAATAAGAAGCAAGTACCACTCCATTATAGTTACAAACCTATTTTTATTCAACTAAAGTAATTCAACTTTATTCACCATAACTATTATAGTGAAATTAAAATTATAGTGGGTAAAGTTAATTATTGAAATGtgacaaaaataattttataattttactatTATAGTGGTTAAAGTTCTAATTATTTTAGTTAACAAATACagtaataatttatttttttgtctttatGATTTTAGTGGCTAAAATTCAGTTATTGCAATGCGACAAAAATAGTTTTGTAAGTTAATGAATATAGAGGATAAAGTTGAGGTCTTCATTTCGAGCGAGAATAAAGAAACTTTTAGTAGCAAGTTTTTTTCCTTTTAGTAGATCTTACGTGACACAAATTCGAATTaattggaaggaaaaaaaaaagtggTGCATTGCATTACTAACTTGGATAATTGCTTGTGCTTCTTAAgataagaaaaaaacaaagaaaaggacaTGGTAGTTTtggaaaaattttattttgtacatttttttttttgtttcacaaTTTTGTGAACTCGAATTTTTATGGACTCAGAAGTGTAAGATCGGGGTTCATAAATTTATGTGATAAAAAGGAGGCTCGCATAACTAATATCAGTTATGTGAGATACACAATAAACTTCTCGTTTTGATGGGAGGAAGACTCCTCATTTCTGGAGTCTCAAGTTTTTCAGTGAGATATGCAGTTATATTCCTAAGATGGATTAATCAAATCAAAGATATTAGAAGAATCATTTTGTGCTGAGATGATTGGATGTTTGATTCACATtaaggtgtgtttggtacgaaggaaaatatttttcaattttcccatatttggttggcttaaatgttctgtaaaatattttcattatcaattcatttttctccaattggaggaaaatgttttccttatcaatagaaggaaaatattttccaaagctccttctcaaccttccccaccctcaccaactcacccaccccctctccaaaaaaaggttttttctttttttaaatttcagtttcCGTTACCATCCACCCTACTACCCCTCCATCCCCCCTCCCCTCCACCCtcgcaaaaaaaaaattattttttttaccttaattttttttttttgcaatttcaaatttctattttttcatttttctgcaccacccaccccaaCCCCCTCACCGCCCCCTCTCCTCCCCCATCgcacaaaaaaaaattacttttttttgtaatttaaatttctattttttcgtttTACTGCCCCCAGCCCCGCCCCCTGCCCCCCTCCCCCCtcgaaaaaaaatttaaatatatttttttatttatcggtttaaatGCTCAAATTTTTACAAGTTTCAAAATTATGAGTTCGgtgg includes these proteins:
- the LOC107769703 gene encoding VQ motif-containing protein 4 — its product is MEMTSRIQDRENPSSINSPRSNGTSPNSNSNGSVIQNPTPPLTPKTISRSETNNPYPTTFVQADTSSFKQVVQMLTGSSETAKQADPSSSSSSNKGTIPPIRTAPKKPGFKLYERRNSLKNGLMISPLIHSAHNSTSFSPRNKPEILSPSILDFPSLALSPVTPLIEDPFNKSSPLSNLSEEDKAIAEKKFYMHPSPRRTPRDSEPQLLPLFPVTSPRVSGSSSS